A genomic window from Alkalihalobacillus sp. AL-G includes:
- a CDS encoding FAD-binding oxidoreductase: MFFTKKKKKINGDSDIQNLANIVGEKSILYEKEDLLSYDCDGFTIHKSMPKAVVFPKDTEEVASIVKYLTTNKLPFLARGAGTGLSGGSIPLNGEIIISLVKMKKLLSVDFENRQAVVQPGFVNLKLTNSISDKGYYYAPDPSSQYVCTIGGNVAENAGGAHCLKYGVTTNHILGLEVVLPNGEIIEISEDGVPDAPGYDLLGLLTGSEGTLGIVTKITVRILKNPEGKQTVLAYFDDVEDGSHAVSDIISEGIVPAALEMMDKTAIEGVEAGTYPVGHPDDIEALLLIEVDGIIAGIDEQINEILNVCKKRNVREVKVAESEEERGKWWANRKTGFGAMGAISPDYIVQDGVIPRSKLPEVLRDIAKISKESGLRIANIFHAGDGNLHPLILFDSRNPGETEKALKAGSACLKACADVGGSITGEHGVGIEKIEEMRFIFTVEELQVQTDVRDVFNPENLLNKGKLFPTPSRCMDVKKMPKGTVAN; encoded by the coding sequence GTGTTTTTCACAAAAAAGAAGAAAAAAATCAATGGAGACAGCGATATTCAAAATCTAGCAAACATCGTAGGGGAAAAATCGATTTTATATGAAAAAGAAGACCTTCTATCCTACGATTGCGATGGTTTCACCATTCATAAATCGATGCCAAAAGCGGTCGTGTTTCCCAAAGATACGGAAGAAGTCGCTTCGATTGTGAAATATCTCACGACGAACAAACTTCCGTTCCTAGCGCGCGGAGCAGGCACGGGGCTTAGCGGGGGATCGATTCCTTTAAATGGGGAAATCATCATCAGTTTGGTTAAGATGAAAAAGCTGTTAAGTGTTGATTTTGAAAATAGGCAGGCCGTCGTACAACCTGGTTTCGTCAATTTGAAACTGACAAACTCGATATCTGACAAAGGTTATTATTATGCTCCGGATCCATCGAGCCAATATGTTTGTACGATCGGCGGGAATGTCGCTGAAAACGCTGGGGGAGCACATTGCTTGAAATACGGGGTAACGACCAACCATATATTAGGGCTTGAGGTGGTCCTGCCCAACGGTGAAATCATTGAAATCAGTGAGGATGGTGTGCCGGATGCACCGGGTTATGACTTACTCGGACTCCTGACTGGATCGGAAGGCACACTTGGGATTGTCACGAAAATCACAGTCCGGATCTTGAAAAACCCGGAAGGAAAGCAGACCGTACTCGCCTACTTCGATGACGTAGAGGATGGCAGCCATGCTGTATCGGATATCATCTCTGAGGGCATCGTTCCAGCCGCACTTGAAATGATGGACAAAACCGCGATCGAAGGGGTCGAAGCAGGTACCTATCCTGTCGGGCATCCTGATGATATTGAAGCGTTGCTCTTGATTGAAGTTGATGGGATCATTGCTGGGATCGATGAGCAAATCAACGAAATCCTGAACGTATGTAAAAAAAGGAATGTCAGGGAAGTCAAAGTTGCCGAAAGTGAAGAAGAAAGAGGCAAATGGTGGGCTAATCGGAAGACCGGATTCGGAGCGATGGGCGCGATTTCTCCCGATTATATAGTCCAGGATGGTGTCATCCCACGAAGTAAGCTTCCAGAAGTTCTAAGGGATATTGCTAAAATCAGTAAGGAATCTGGCTTGAGGATTGCGAACATTTTCCATGCTGGAGATGGGAATCTCCATCCTTTGATTTTATTCGATTCAAGAAATCCAGGGGAAACGGAAAAAGCGTTGAAGGCAGGATCAGCATGCTTGAAGGCATGTGCTGATGTTGGCGGTTCGATAACAGGAGAGCATGGCGTCGGGATTGAAAAGATCGAGGAAATGCGTTTTATCTTCACGGTAGAGGAATTACAGGTACAGACAGATGTCCGTGACGTTTTTAATCCGGAAAATTTACTGAACAAAGGAAAACTGTTCCCTACACCGAGCAGATGTATGGATGTCAAAAAGATGCCTAAGGGGACGGTTGCCAACTAG